One Peptostreptococcus equinus genomic window carries:
- a CDS encoding acyl-CoA hydrolase gives MNEQQTVTFRYRMSNRDVFYLGGLINGARNITLMSDTAVRLMAKVFGNTGHCVEVKKIRLYTPSQAGDYMEYVARAKKIEGKKALIEVRAFKVIEVPSDPPYPSSIDVLPEPVLSTVGQFVYEAY, from the coding sequence ATGAACGAACAACAGACAGTAACATTCCGTTATAGAATGTCAAATAGAGATGTTTTTTATCTAGGTGGTTTAATAAATGGTGCAAGAAACATTACTCTTATGAGTGATACAGCAGTTAGATTAATGGCTAAAGTATTTGGTAATACTGGTCATTGCGTAGAAGTAAAAAAAATACGTCTATATACACCTTCTCAAGCGGGAGATTATATGGAATATGTAGCAAGAGCAAAAAAAATAGAAGGCAAGAAAGCTCTTATAGAAGTCAGAGCATTTAAAGTTATAGAAGTTCCTAGTGATCCTCCATATCCTAGCTCAATAGATGTACTACCAGAACCAGTATTATCTACAGTTGGACAGTTTGTTTATGAAGCTTATTAA